One Klebsiella electrica genomic window, TGGGCGGCGACGACGGTATCCTGCCAGCGCACCGTCCGCGCCATATTCATCGCCAGATCGTCGGCGATCCGCTGCGGATCCCACAGTACCCGCGCGGTGGAGCCGCTCAGGTAAGCGCAGCGCGGGCGCTGCAACGAGACCCGGGTGAACGCCTGCGCCAGCGCCGCCGCCGGAGTGTCCAGCAGCGCGCAGTGTGACGGCACGCTGACTGCCAGCCGCTGAGCTTTGGTGGCGCCGATGGCCAGCGCCTTCTGCGCCACGCGCGCCATCGCCTCATCGGTACCGGCAATCACAATCTGCGTGTCGGCATTAAGGTTAGCGATGTAGGTTTCACCCGCGAGCAGCAGCGCCGCCACCCGATCCTGCGTCAGTCCCATAATCGCGGTCAGACCGTAACCGTGCGGATAGGCCTGTTCCATTAAATCGCCGCGTAGCGCCACCAGGCGCAGTGCGCTGGTGAAATCCAGTGCCCCGGCAATGACCGCGGCAGGAAAGGCGCCGATCGACAACCCGCTGACGATATCCGGCTGGACCCCCTGGCGCTGGAGTTCCCGCGCCCAGGCAACCCCGGTGATGAGCAGGCACAGCTGCACGGCCCGGGTGTGCCTGAGCGCTGCGGCGCTATCTAAGGTGACGAGTTCTTCCCCAAGTATACTGCGGGCCTCGGCGAGGATCGCCTCACGGTCGGGAATGGCGTCGAGCATACCTGGACGCTGGTTTCCCTGACCGGGAAAGGTAAAGAAAATATTCATGTTTCCTCCCTGTACCAGGGCGTATCGGTCAGGCGCGCGCCCCGGGACGTTTTCAGCAATACGCGACCATCGCGCAGCCATTCATTCAAGGCAAAGGCGCCGAAGGGCGTTTCAATCTGGGTGTCGGCCCGACACGGCAGCTTCGCAACCTGCGCCTGCCATTGCCGGAGTTCATCATCAGTCAGCGGCATGGGGGCGCGGATCAGTAAATCGAGATCGCTATCGGCGTGCAGAACGGGAATTTCGCTGGCCAGCGCATAACCGGTGCTGCCGGTAATGCCCCACAGCCACGGCCATGCAAAGGTCGTCAGTAAAATAGCCGCCTGAACCGGCGGCTGGGAGACAAACGGCGAGTGCAGCAGGCGTTCGCGGTCGGTGAGCGCTTCCGGCGTCACCACGCGCGAAACCGCCTCGGCCTTCACCCACCCGGCGGCGCGCTGCTCGCGCTTCATACCGCGCACGCCCACCGCAATATCATGGTTTTCATTGACATCGCGCCGCACCACTACCGGTAAACCGGGGTGCCACTGGGTTGCCACCCAGGGCTCCTCAACGTTCAGTAAGGCGTCGGCGTTGTTCAGCCACAGTAAATCGTGCGGGCGCGGGGCAAAGGTCATATCAGAGTCCTGAAGTCAGGGTAATAAACAGCGGTAACGACAGGATACACAGAACGGAGCTCAACAGCAGCACGGCTTCGGCATCCGGCGACTGGACGCCAAAGCGGTTGCCGAACACCACGCCGAAGAAACCGGCAGACAGGGCAATCATCAGAATCGCGGTGATCGCCACCGAACCGTGCAGACCGAAGGCCAGTACGATACCCCAGGCGATAAACGGCTGGATCAGCAGTTTGGCAATGGTTGCGATGCCGACCATCGCATTCAGTTTCAGCTTACGGGCAGAGAGGATCACCCCGGTCAGGAACAGCGCGGCCGCGGTGGCAGACAGCCCCAGCGGTTTGATTGCCGCCAGCAGCAGGTCCGGCATGGCGATGCCGATAGCCGAAAGGATAACGCCGAGCAGCGGGCCCATGACGATAGGTTTTTTCAACGAACGCCACATCAGCACCGGCAGCATCGCCAGGGTAGAACCGCTGTTTTCCCCGGCGGCGCGCGCTTTTTCGCGTTCAAGGATCAGCAGGCAGAACGGAGTCATCAGCACCGAGCCGCAGGCAATGGACACCGCCACGGACAGCGAAGTGGCGGAGCCTTCGCCCAGCACGCTGCCGAGAATGGGCAGACCGAGCGCGGCGTAATTCGGCAGCGCCACGGTGAGGGTCAGCACCGCCGCGTCCTGCGGCGATTTTTTAAACACCCCGGTGGCGAGAAAATAGATCGCCGCATAGGTTATCCACATGGCGCCGGTCAGCACCACAATCAGCGGGGACTGCGCGACGATACCCGCCCACGGCGTCTGCACGGTGGCGCTGAACAGCGCGGCAGGCAGGGCAAAGTCCATGACAAAGATATTCAGGAGCGATACGTTTTTGTTGTCGACCATTTTGGCTTTGCCAGCCCAGAAGCCCAGCAGCATGATGATAAAAATCGGCGCCAGGGCATGAACAATTACATAAGTCATAGAGTAATCACCTGTAGATAAAAAAAGAGATACGCGTCGTCCTTCGGCTGCCCGCCTCCCGCCCCCCAGCCACTTATTCAAGTCAGCTCATGGGGATTGGCTCAGTGCCGCCTTGCTCCAGCGTGAATGATTCAGCGTATTGGGCTAATTGCGATGTTTTT contains:
- the mdcH gene encoding malonate decarboxylase subunit epsilon — translated: MNIFFTFPGQGNQRPGMLDAIPDREAILAEARSILGEELVTLDSAAALRHTRAVQLCLLITGVAWARELQRQGVQPDIVSGLSIGAFPAAVIAGALDFTSALRLVALRGDLMEQAYPHGYGLTAIMGLTQDRVAALLLAGETYIANLNADTQIVIAGTDEAMARVAQKALAIGATKAQRLAVSVPSHCALLDTPAAALAQAFTRVSLQRPRCAYLSGSTARVLWDPQRIADDLAMNMARTVRWQDTVVAAQERDARLAIEMPPGGVLTCLTRQAGWQGESLALESSSVAVARHLARRLNG
- a CDS encoding malonate decarboxylase holo-ACP synthase; amino-acid sequence: MTFAPRPHDLLWLNNADALLNVEEPWVATQWHPGLPVVVRRDVNENHDIAVGVRGMKREQRAAGWVKAEAVSRVVTPEALTDRERLLHSPFVSQPPVQAAILLTTFAWPWLWGITGSTGYALASEIPVLHADSDLDLLIRAPMPLTDDELRQWQAQVAKLPCRADTQIETPFGAFALNEWLRDGRVLLKTSRGARLTDTPWYREET
- a CDS encoding AEC family transporter, yielding MTYVIVHALAPIFIIMLLGFWAGKAKMVDNKNVSLLNIFVMDFALPAALFSATVQTPWAGIVAQSPLIVVLTGAMWITYAAIYFLATGVFKKSPQDAAVLTLTVALPNYAALGLPILGSVLGEGSATSLSVAVSIACGSVLMTPFCLLILEREKARAAGENSGSTLAMLPVLMWRSLKKPIVMGPLLGVILSAIGIAMPDLLLAAIKPLGLSATAAALFLTGVILSARKLKLNAMVGIATIAKLLIQPFIAWGIVLAFGLHGSVAITAILMIALSAGFFGVVFGNRFGVQSPDAEAVLLLSSVLCILSLPLFITLTSGL